TGGTTGTCGGGTTGAGGTCGAGGCGGGGGGTTCCGATGAAGTCGCCGCAGCCGTCGCACCATCCGAACTCGCCCGCTTCGATCCGGCGGATCGCGGCCTCGATCGCGCGGGCGCGGCCCATGCGCCGGGCGTCCTGCGCGGCGGCCATGGCCTGCTGCTGCAGCGCGTCCATGCGGCTCAGGCGGCCG
This Halovulum dunhuangense DNA region includes the following protein-coding sequences:
- a CDS encoding TraR/DksA family transcriptional regulator is translated as GRLSRMDALQQQAMAAAQDARRMGRARAIEAAIRRIEAGEFGWCDGCGDFIGTPRLDLNPTTIRCRDCAG